The Pyrenophora tritici-repentis strain M4 chromosome 2, whole genome shotgun sequence genome window below encodes:
- a CDS encoding golgi transport complex component Cog5 translates to MSRDDEEASYIDYEAFLDPDFSPTSFANTLVLATNNASDSPLDLSTPLSRVLFDVQEVDTHIDTLTTKSALPLLQHTKDDAEASGRILHQVQGQVASLTESYKTLEKEVIERYDVADQVRLTAERLCETVKVGRAVARCLMLGRQLEVRMSELGGVGSAKREDHRAMVRSADTILSLRHILAASKPGQEGEGLDRVNVVNTLRTELVNPGERSIASRAQQVVKEFSMSSLLSSAQTSAATFAQTEDTKARTTSALLTLYLLSPIPTNPVTDTFDPTLMLNTLQDYLQTQLKSSLASLARALGQLPTLDRTLLEISARCQNIIALQSLLESTKPPPHPLLASNPQIQTPSNFLNPLLQALDTSSLPSYFWRTLASNMTPRVQELMNRGGVSARTLRSNKDRVKDMVRECVNRGSQLPGASSTKSITVTWEREAAVMIGSIVGQIK, encoded by the coding sequence ATGTCCCGAGACGATGAAGAAGCCTCATACATTGACTATGAAGCCTTTCTCGACCCAGACTTTTCGCCAACGTCGTTTGCGAACACGCTTGTTCTCGCAACCAACAACGCGTCCGACAGCCCACTAGACCTCTCCACCCCATTGTCGCGCGTTCTCTTTGACGTGCAAGAGGTAGACACACATATCGACACGCTAACTACAAAGTCTGCACTACCGCTGCTCCAACACACCAAAGACGATGCCGAAGCAAGCGGGCGCATATTGCACCAAGTCCAAGGCCAGGTTGCAAGTCTAACGGAATCGTACAAGACGCTGGAGAAGGAAGTGATTGAGCGATACGACGTGGCCGACCAAGTCCGCCTGACGGCCGAGCGATTGTGTGAGACTGTCAAGGTTGGGAGGGCCGTGGCGCGATGCCTCATGCTGGGCAGACAACTGGAGGTGCGCATGTCTGAGTTGGGAGGCGTCGGCAGTGCAAAGAGGGAAGATCACAGGGCAATGGTGCGCTCGGCAGACACAATACTATCGCTGCGCCACATACTCGCCGCCTCGAAGCCGGGCCAAGAAGGAGAGGGCCTAGATAGGGTCAATGTCGTCAATACACTCAGGACCGAACTTGTCAATCCGGGCGAGAGGAGCATagcatcacgcgcacagcAGGTCGTCAAGGAGTTTTCCATGTCATCTTTACTCTCCTCGGCCCAAACCTCGGCAGCCACCTTTGCACAGACCGAAGACACCAAGGCGAGAACAACGTCTGCCCTGTTGACCCTCTACCTGCTATCGCCCATTCCTACAAACCCCGTCACTGACACATTTGACCCAACACTCATGCTCAATACCCTACAAGATTACCTTCAGACGCAGCTCAAGTCATCACTAGCCTCACTCGCCCGAGCCCTGGGTCAGCTTCCTACACTCGACCGCACACTCCTGGAAATTTCAGCCCGGTGTCAGAATATCATAGCTTTACAGTCCCTGCTTGAAAGTACAAAACCACCACCCCATCCGCTTCTCGCCTCTAACCCCCAAATTCAAACCCCCTCAAACTTCCTCAATCCTTTATTACAAGCTCTCGACACCTCATCGCTTCCCAGCTATTTCTGGAGAACACTTGCCTCCAATATGACGCCTAGGGTCCAGGAACTCATGAATAGAGGTGGTGTGTCAGCAAGGACGCTTCGAAGTAATAAGGATAGGGTCAAAGACATGGTCAGGGAATGTGTGAACAGGGGGAGTCAGCTACCCGGCGCTTCGTCAACCAAGTCCATTACCGTTACTTGGGAGAGAGAGGCTGCGGTCATGATAGGTAGTATAGTAGGGCAAATAAAATGA
- a CDS encoding SrmB, Superfamily II DNA and RNA helicase, with protein sequence MTTEMTNQMAATKLGDAAPSGEADWKAGLQAPAKDARPQTEDVTATKGLEFEDFYIKRELMMGIFEAGFEKPSPIQEETIPVALTGRDILARAKNGTGKTAAFVIPTLERVNPKSPKTQALILVPTRELALQTSQVCKQLGKHLNINVMVSTGGTGLKDDIIRLSDPVHIIVGTPGRILDLAGKGVADLSACQTFVMDEADKLLSPEFTPVVEQLLGFHPKDRQVMLFSATFPIVVKSFKDKHMNSPYEINLMDELTLRGITQYYAFVEEKQKVHCLNTLFNKLQINQSIIFCNSTNRVELLAKKITELGYSCFYSHARMLQHNRNRVFHDFRNGVCRNLVCSDLLTRGIDIQAVNVVINFDFPKNAETYLHRIGRSGRFGHLGLAINLINWEDRFNLYRIEQELGTEIQPIPQVIEKNLYVYESPESIPRPMSNQQRAPGQGQPQDQEGAARGNPNARVSGTASGAPTEPAEPSTERPECSAKSKAATYRPTTGFLEQPTKSGGSWLSGRLIGHGM encoded by the exons ATGACTACAGAGATGACCAACCAAATGGCGGCAACGAAGCTTGG CGATGCCGCACCTTCAGGAGAAGCCGATTGGAAAGCAGGTCTTCAAGCGCCCGCAAAGGATGCGCGGCCACAAACAGAG GATGTTACTGCAACAAAAGGCCTAGAATTCGAAGACTTTTACATCAAGCGCGAGCTCATGATGGGCATCTTCGAGGCCGGATTCGAGAAGCCATCGCCCATCCAAGAAGAGACGATCCCCGTAGCCCTCACGGGTCGAGACATCCTTGCGCGAGCCAAGAACGGCACCGGAAAGACTGCTGCGTTTGTCATCCCCACACTCGAGCGCGTCAACCCCAAGAGCCCAAAGACACAAGCTCTCATCCTCGTACCGACCCGAGAACTCGCACTACAAACCTCACAAGTATGCAAGCAATTGGGCAAGCACCTCAACATCAACGTCATGGTATCCACGGGTGGCACGGGCCTCAAGGACGACATTATACGATTAAGCGATCCCGTGCATATCATCGTCGGCACGCCCGGTAGAATCCTCGATCTGGCTGGTAAAGGCGTAGCCGATCTTTCAGCTTGTCAAACCTTTGTCATGGATGAAGCTGACAAGCTCCTATCACCCGAATTCACCCCTGTAGTTGAACAACTGCTCGGCTTCCACCCCAAAGACCGCCAGGTCATGCTCTTTAGTGCCACCTTTCCCATTGTTGTCAAGAGCTTCAAG GACAAACACATGAACTCGCCGTACGAAATCAACTTGATGGATGAGCTGACGCTGCGCGGTATCACGCAGTACTATGCCTTCGTCGAGGAGAAGCAGAAAGTGCACTGCTTGAATACTCTATTCAATAAGCTCCAGATCAACCAGTCAATTATCTTCTGCAACTCCACAAACCGCGTTGAGCTTCTCGCCAAGAAGATTACCGAGCTCGGATACTCTTGCTTCTATTCGCATGCTCGCATGCTCCAGCATAACCGTAATCGTGTCTTCCACGACTTCCGCAATGGCGTATGCCGGAATCTGGTTTGCTCGGATTTGCTGACCCGTGGTATTGATATCCAGGCGGTCAATGTCGTCATCAATTTCGACTTCCCCAAGAACGCAGAGACGTATTTGCATCGCATTGGTCGATCTGGCCGCTTCGGACACCTGGGTTTGGCTATCAACCTCATCAACTGGGAAGATCGGTTCAATCTTTATAGGATCGAACAAGAGCTTGGCACCGAAATCCAGCCTATTCCCCAGGTCATCGAGAAGAACCTATATGTCTACGAGTCACCTGAGTCGATCCCTCGACCCATGTCTAATCAACAGCGCGCTCCTGGACAAGGTCAACCACAGGACCAAGAAGGTGCTGCGCGCGGAAACCCCAACGCCCGTG TTTCAGGGACAGCGTCGGGGGCTCCCACCGAACCAGCAGAACCGTCAACAGAACGGCCAGAATGCTCAGCGAAATCCAAGGCCGCAACCTACCGGCCCACCACAGGCTTCTTAGAGCAGCCTACCAAATCCGGTGGGAGCTGGCTTTCTGGGCGGTTAATTGGCCACGGAATGTGA
- a CDS encoding GlpG, membrane protein: MSSLLRLARTLRTHGAPKCTNTISSHKPSHLGLPSSRFYSRNLGGGARGYINYQAQETANKAVLYALIGTNVAVFGYAMYLKQQAMQGYQLPFVKFMQKMSLNLSEFQNGSYLPILTANFTHIDIGHVFSNMFSVYFLGSFLASAPPITPLRYLTIAIGSGVAGSIGYLYNRHSLLQAEAPGTRDTTRGLGFSGSVMGISTVAACLAPTTKVAIWGIIPMPLWALVTAYAFYDGFYLNSKESRVGHAGHLGGLTFGLLYYFARLRGLR, translated from the coding sequence ATGTCCTCTCTCCTACGTCTGGCGAGGACGCTCCGCACCCACGGGGCCCCGAAGTGCACCAACACCATATCATCCCACAAACCCAGTCACCTTGGCTTACCCTCTTCACGCTTCTACTCCCGCAACCTTGGAGGCGGGGCCCGAGGGTATATCAACTACCAGGCCCAGGAGACTGCCAACAAAGCCGTTCTCTACGCCCTAATTGGTACCAATGTGGCCGTCTTTGGGTATGCAATGTACCTGAAGCAACAAGCCATGCAAGGCTATCAACTTCCCTTCGTAAAGTTCATGCAGAAAATGTCACTAAACCTGTCTGAATTCCAAAATGGGTCCTACCTTCCTATCTTGACTGCGAACTTCACTCATATAGACATTGGCCACGTCTTCTCAAACATGTTCTCTGTCTACTTCCTCGGATCCTTTCTCGCTTCCGCCCCACCCATCACCCCACTTCGCTACCTCACCATCGCCATTGGTTCTGGTGTCGCAGGATCTATCGGCTATCTCTACAATCGACATTCCCTCCTACAGGCTGAAGCTCCTGGCACACGGGACACTACGCGCGGCCTAGGATTCTCAGGTTCGGTAATGGGCATCAGCACTGTAGCTGCTTGTTTGGCACCGACTACTAAGGTAGCCATTTGGGGCATCATTCCCATGCCACTCTGGGCCTTGGTCACGGCATATGCGTTTTATGATGGCTTCTATCTGAATAGCAAGGAGAGTCGGGTTGGACATGCGGGGCATCTGGGAGGCCTGACTTTCGGGCTACTCTATTATTTTGCGCGCTTGAGGGGACTGAGATAG